In the Mycolicibacterium thermoresistibile genome, one interval contains:
- a CDS encoding ISL3 family transposase encodes MRIDPWDTGFVDLSGNQGLLGQREGRTSAAVIDWLNERTPQFREAVQFVAIDPAAVYAAAIRTPGLLPNATIVVDHFHLVKLGNEALTKVRRRVTWDLRDRRGRKADPEWANRRRLLRGRERLSDKAFAKMWNAIVDADDSGQILSAWIAKEELRTLLSTVRLGGDPHLTRHRLHRFLSWCIDSKIPELLALASTVDTWWPEINAFLVTGITNARTEGYNRLVKQVKRAACGFRNPTNSARRIRFHCTRKQRAATRTCS; translated from the coding sequence GTGCGTATCGACCCGTGGGACACCGGATTCGTCGACTTGTCCGGGAATCAAGGCCTATTGGGACAACGCGAGGGCCGCACCAGCGCCGCGGTCATCGACTGGCTCAACGAACGCACCCCGCAATTCCGGGAGGCGGTGCAGTTCGTGGCGATCGACCCGGCCGCGGTGTACGCCGCGGCGATCCGCACACCCGGGTTGTTGCCCAACGCCACGATCGTGGTCGACCACTTTCATCTGGTCAAGCTTGGCAACGAGGCGCTGACCAAGGTGCGCCGCCGGGTGACCTGGGACCTGCGTGATCGCCGCGGCCGCAAAGCCGACCCGGAATGGGCCAACCGCCGCCGGCTACTACGAGGACGAGAACGACTGTCAGACAAAGCTTTCGCGAAGATGTGGAACGCCATCGTCGACGCCGACGACAGCGGCCAGATCTTGTCAGCGTGGATCGCCAAGGAAGAACTGCGCACCTTGCTGTCCACTGTGCGCCTCGGCGGTGACCCGCATCTGACGCGGCATCGGCTGCACCGCTTCCTGTCTTGGTGTATCGACTCGAAAATCCCCGAGTTACTGGCTCTGGCCAGCACCGTCGACACCTGGTGGCCCGAAATCAACGCCTTCCTCGTCACCGGCATCACCAACGCCCGCACCGAGGGCTACAACCGGCTCGTCAAGCAGGTCAAACGCGCCGCCTGCGGCTTCCGCAACCCCACCAACTCCGCCCGCCGGATACGATTCCACTGCACCCGCAAACAGCGGGCCGCAACCCGGACTTGCAGCTGA
- a CDS encoding secretion protein EccK: MPVTATRAQRDAVAGAATAGALRRLQGGNDPLRLARQIAAALNAPPSIPEVQWGFLWATGVTVDGTIVVANSYGLAYIPDGVNLPEQVKMATADESILAAERAKWVSYPFLALQGWAQHSGTRLQAVIGTDEQLQGLDPGARKVVVDEADIPQNGTMQGRSRLEVIAPEPAARLAAMSEANLPDLLPPPVDATVPEDRSSTLWFDMIKPLMRSGKGREADHLTALVAYADHRQELALHRAHTAAEPHILRDAIADWVYWQHLSVLTTDALTEFATT, encoded by the coding sequence GTGCCGGTGACCGCCACGCGGGCGCAGCGTGACGCGGTCGCCGGTGCGGCGACTGCGGGTGCGCTGCGGCGTCTGCAGGGTGGAAATGATCCGTTGCGGTTGGCCCGCCAGATCGCGGCAGCGTTGAACGCACCGCCGTCCATCCCGGAAGTGCAATGGGGCTTTTTGTGGGCCACCGGGGTGACTGTCGACGGCACGATCGTGGTGGCCAACAGCTACGGTCTGGCCTACATCCCCGACGGGGTCAACCTGCCCGAACAGGTGAAGATGGCGACCGCCGACGAGTCGATTCTCGCGGCAGAGCGCGCGAAGTGGGTGTCGTACCCATTCTTGGCCCTGCAGGGCTGGGCCCAACACAGCGGCACCCGGTTGCAGGCGGTCATCGGCACTGACGAGCAACTGCAGGGGCTCGACCCGGGTGCACGCAAGGTTGTTGTCGACGAGGCCGACATTCCGCAGAACGGCACCATGCAGGGTCGCAGCCGGCTGGAAGTCATTGCGCCCGAACCGGCGGCGCGACTGGCGGCCATGAGTGAGGCCAATTTGCCCGATCTCCTGCCGCCGCCGGTAGACGCCACTGTGCCCGAAGACAGGTCGAGCACGTTGTGGTTCGACATGATCAAACCGCTCATGCGGTCTGGAAAGGGCCGAGAAGCCGACCACCTCACGGCATTGGTCGCCTACGCCGATCACCGCCAGGAGCTGGCTCTGCACCGCGCCCACACCGCCGCAGAACCACACATTCTCCGCGATGCGATCGCAGACTGGGTGTACTGGCAACACCTGAGCGTGCTCACCACCGATGCTTTAACGGAATTCGCCACCACCTGA
- a CDS encoding type VII secretion target: MAGEVLKVSPSDLESAATAFDQSAGALGALEADAPLGDGAAAVAQLATGAACRTAQSEVAAAVTALADDLARYGSNLRTAVARYSGTDQAAAGAIAKAGV, from the coding sequence GTGGCTGGTGAGGTCTTGAAGGTCAGTCCCAGTGACCTCGAAAGCGCGGCAACCGCATTCGATCAGTCGGCCGGCGCCTTGGGGGCGTTGGAGGCCGATGCGCCGCTGGGTGACGGCGCTGCGGCGGTAGCGCAGCTGGCGACCGGTGCGGCCTGCCGCACCGCGCAGAGTGAGGTGGCGGCCGCCGTCACCGCCCTGGCCGACGACCTCGCACGGTACGGCTCGAATCTGCGGACCGCCGTCGCGCGCTATTCGGGCACCGATCAGGCCGCCGCCGGCGCGATCGCGAAGGCCGGGGTCTGA
- a CDS encoding alpha/beta hydrolase has protein sequence MSVSVSTVEAANPAGLLQAAGTLNDKITQLDTTLAEQRRAVAHLREAWEGQAASAALARAERNLDNQEALRARLSAMQQALASGGAQLTSTRDRLLRLVGMLRSTGWRIADDGTATAPPVPPILKLFAPAWTAVIKKLLAVFTEIDTQTAAAVREAASGPVPATPPGTLGDARQLPAGDTDPDDVKEWWDSLSQAERDGLIAAHPPELGNLNGIPAEVRGEVNEKVMNDDLDRVRDAAEEHGVSVDQVLENPAAYGLSATDAARYHNAEQTRKGLAQARDEDIRNRPVLLWAYEPLAFDGQGKAALAIGDPDKAQNTAVVVPGTGSSVEQGWLESSNAVDLYDQMRKADPDETTSVIAWMGYDAPDSPIDRRIATPWLARHGGDLLAADVNGLAATHEGGPSNVTVIGHSYGSTTVANAFAGSGMQADNAVLIGSPGTDLARSAADFNLPEGGNVYVGAASSDPVTWLGQGGIAPDLINSQLGFPLGPAAGLGTDPAGDSYGGMRFTAEVPGRTGPSFGDHSSYYTPGSESLRAITDIATGDAAKLADNGMIAEGRKQAHIGLPDGLNTPFGRIDLPDWEIRIPGTPAYNDPEGDRAQESITSDHNY, from the coding sequence GTGTCGGTCAGCGTGTCCACGGTCGAGGCTGCCAACCCAGCGGGGCTGCTCCAGGCCGCCGGCACGCTGAACGACAAGATCACGCAGCTGGACACCACCCTGGCCGAGCAGCGCCGCGCGGTGGCCCACCTGCGGGAAGCGTGGGAAGGTCAGGCGGCGAGCGCGGCGCTCGCGCGGGCCGAACGCAACCTCGACAACCAGGAGGCGCTGCGCGCCCGGCTGTCGGCCATGCAGCAGGCGCTGGCTTCGGGCGGCGCCCAACTCACATCGACCCGTGATCGGCTACTGCGCCTCGTCGGCATGCTGCGCAGCACCGGATGGCGCATCGCCGACGACGGGACCGCCACCGCGCCACCCGTGCCGCCCATCCTCAAACTGTTCGCGCCGGCGTGGACCGCGGTCATCAAGAAGCTGCTCGCGGTGTTCACCGAGATCGACACCCAAACCGCTGCGGCGGTGCGAGAAGCCGCCAGTGGACCGGTTCCGGCCACCCCTCCGGGCACCCTCGGGGATGCGCGCCAACTGCCGGCCGGCGACACCGATCCCGACGACGTCAAGGAATGGTGGGACTCGCTGAGCCAGGCCGAACGTGACGGCCTCATCGCGGCGCATCCGCCGGAGCTGGGCAACCTCAACGGCATTCCGGCCGAGGTCCGCGGCGAGGTCAACGAGAAGGTGATGAACGACGACCTCGACCGGGTGCGCGACGCCGCCGAAGAACACGGCGTATCGGTGGATCAGGTGCTCGAAAACCCCGCGGCCTACGGGTTGTCCGCCACCGACGCGGCGCGCTACCACAACGCCGAACAAACCCGCAAAGGTCTGGCGCAGGCGCGCGATGAGGACATCCGGAACCGGCCGGTGCTGCTCTGGGCCTACGAGCCGCTCGCCTTCGACGGTCAGGGCAAGGCAGCGCTGGCGATCGGCGACCCCGACAAGGCGCAGAACACCGCGGTGGTGGTGCCCGGTACCGGAAGCAGCGTCGAGCAGGGCTGGTTGGAGAGTTCCAACGCCGTCGACCTGTACGACCAGATGCGCAAGGCCGACCCGGACGAGACGACCTCGGTGATCGCCTGGATGGGGTACGACGCCCCCGACAGCCCGATCGATCGGCGTATCGCCACCCCATGGCTGGCCCGCCACGGGGGCGATCTGCTGGCCGCCGACGTCAACGGGTTGGCCGCCACCCACGAGGGGGGTCCGTCCAACGTCACGGTCATCGGCCATTCCTACGGGTCCACGACGGTGGCCAACGCGTTCGCCGGCAGCGGTATGCAGGCCGACAACGCGGTGCTGATCGGCAGCCCCGGAACCGATCTGGCCCGCAGCGCCGCCGATTTCAACCTGCCCGAGGGCGGCAATGTCTACGTCGGTGCCGCGTCCAGCGATCCGGTCACCTGGCTGGGACAAGGCGGTATCGCGCCTGATCTGATCAACAGCCAGCTCGGCTTCCCCCTCGGCCCGGCGGCCGGGCTGGGCACCGATCCGGCCGGAGACAGCTACGGCGGGATGCGCTTCACCGCCGAGGTGCCGGGACGCACCGGCCCCAGCTTCGGCGACCATTCGAGTTACTACACCCCCGGTAGCGAGTCGCTGCGGGCGATCACCGACATCGCCACCGGTGACGCCGCCAAGCTCGCCGACAACGGCATGATCGCCGAGGGCCGCAAGCAGGCCCATATCGGGCTGCCCGACGGGCTGAACACGCCCTTCGGGCGGATCGACCTGCCAGACTGGGAAATCCGCATTCCCGGCACTCCCGCTTACAACGATCCGGAAGGTGACCGTGCGCAAGAGTCCATCACCTCAGACCACAACTACTGA
- the eccD gene encoding type VII secretion integral membrane protein EccD, giving the protein MTATASASAPGAAATASGTGATPARPATTRVTILTGRRMTDLVLPAAAPIESYIDETVSVLAELLEDTPSDVLAGFDFKAQGVWAFARPGAPPLKSDESLDDAGVVDGSLLTLVSVSRTERYRPLVEDVIDAIAVLDESPEFDRSALNRYIAVAIPIVSLIVTIVGLLSWANSGQSWWWALGLGLLGLGVLGGSMLAKSRYDNIDMTESLLVGSMPLLAGAAALAVPLPRGVTSLGAPQLAAVGAVILLITLASRGGPRRRAELASFIAVTALAVTAAAVAYGYGWEYWVPVGAIAFGLIVVTNAAKLTVAVARIALPPIPAPGETVTNDDLLDPVITPDGSDEETSTWQAIIASVPESAQRLQERSTLAKQLLIGFLTAGAVVLSAGAIAVVVQGHFFVHSLIVAGLVTMICAFRSRLYAERWCAWALLAACTAIPTGVMVKLCMWYPERAAVVLGIYVAAVLVAVIAVGATHGVRRMSPVTKRILELVDGAAIAATIPMLLWIGSVFDILRNIRF; this is encoded by the coding sequence CATCGACGAGACGGTGTCGGTGCTGGCCGAGTTGCTCGAGGACACCCCGTCCGATGTGTTGGCCGGCTTCGACTTCAAGGCGCAGGGGGTGTGGGCGTTCGCCCGGCCCGGCGCGCCGCCGCTGAAGTCCGACGAGTCGCTGGACGACGCCGGGGTGGTCGACGGCTCGTTGCTGACGTTGGTGTCGGTGAGCCGCACCGAACGGTACCGGCCGCTGGTCGAGGACGTGATCGACGCGATCGCGGTGCTCGACGAGTCACCGGAGTTCGACCGTTCGGCGCTGAACCGCTACATCGCGGTGGCGATCCCGATCGTGTCGCTGATCGTCACCATCGTCGGTCTGCTGTCGTGGGCCAACAGCGGACAGAGTTGGTGGTGGGCGCTGGGTCTGGGGCTACTGGGCCTGGGTGTTCTCGGCGGCAGCATGCTGGCCAAGAGCCGCTACGACAACATCGACATGACCGAGAGCCTCTTGGTCGGTTCGATGCCGTTGTTGGCCGGTGCGGCGGCGTTGGCGGTGCCGTTGCCGCGCGGGGTGACCTCGCTGGGGGCTCCGCAGCTGGCCGCCGTGGGTGCGGTGATCCTGTTGATCACGCTGGCCAGCCGGGGCGGTCCGCGCAGGCGTGCGGAGCTGGCGTCGTTCATCGCCGTCACCGCGCTGGCGGTCACTGCCGCGGCGGTGGCCTACGGGTACGGCTGGGAGTACTGGGTCCCGGTCGGCGCCATCGCATTCGGTCTGATCGTGGTGACCAACGCGGCGAAGCTGACTGTGGCGGTGGCGCGGATCGCGTTGCCGCCGATTCCCGCGCCCGGTGAGACCGTCACCAACGACGACCTGCTCGACCCGGTGATCACCCCAGACGGATCCGATGAGGAAACGTCGACGTGGCAGGCGATCATCGCGTCGGTGCCCGAGTCGGCGCAGCGGCTGCAGGAGCGTTCCACGCTGGCCAAGCAGTTGCTGATCGGGTTCCTCACCGCGGGTGCGGTGGTGCTGTCCGCCGGGGCGATCGCGGTGGTGGTGCAGGGCCACTTCTTCGTCCACAGCCTGATCGTGGCCGGGTTGGTCACGATGATCTGTGCGTTCCGGTCGCGGCTGTATGCCGAACGGTGGTGCGCCTGGGCGTTGTTGGCCGCATGCACCGCGATTCCCACCGGGGTGATGGTCAAGCTGTGCATGTGGTACCCGGAGCGGGCGGCGGTGGTGTTGGGCATCTACGTGGCGGCGGTGCTGGTGGCCGTGATCGCCGTCGGTGCAACGCACGGGGTGCGCCGCATGTCGCCGGTCACCAAGCGGATATTGGAATTGGTCGACGGCGCCGCCATCGCTGCGACGATCCCGATGCTGCTGTGGATCGGCAGCGTGTTCGACATTTTGCGCAACATCCGATTCTGA
- a CDS encoding IS110 family transposase — translation MTLFVGDDWAEDHHDIHLMDAEGAKLASRRLPEGLAGIGGFHDLVAAHAEEPAQVVIGIETDRGLWVEALAAAGYQVFAINPLAVARYRDRHQVSGAKSDAGDAKVLADLVRTDRHNHRPIAGDTPQVEAIKVLARAHQSLIWARTRHTNTLRSALREYYPAALEAFDDLADRDALAILGRAPTPTDATGLSLPKIRSALKTAGRQRNLDARALQIQTALRTEQLTAPASVTAAFGATTRATVGIITELNRQIDNLDAELTSHFEMHPDADIYRSLPGLGVILGARVLGEFGDDPNRYTSAKSRKNYAGTSPLTIASGKKRAVLARHVRNRRLYDAIDQWAFCALTNSPGARAFYDQRRAADDLHHQALRALGNRLVGILHGCLRHHTRYDEHTAWAHRQTTADTQAA, via the coding sequence ATGACGCTATTCGTTGGAGACGACTGGGCTGAAGACCACCACGACATTCATCTGATGGATGCCGAGGGGGCCAAGCTGGCCTCGCGGCGGCTCCCCGAGGGACTTGCCGGGATCGGCGGGTTCCACGACCTGGTGGCGGCCCACGCCGAGGAACCCGCCCAAGTGGTGATCGGCATCGAAACCGACCGCGGCCTGTGGGTAGAAGCGCTGGCCGCCGCGGGCTACCAGGTGTTCGCGATCAACCCCCTGGCGGTGGCCCGCTACCGCGACCGCCACCAGGTTTCAGGAGCCAAGTCCGACGCCGGTGACGCCAAGGTACTGGCTGACCTGGTGCGCACCGACCGGCACAACCACCGCCCGATCGCCGGAGATACCCCGCAAGTGGAGGCCATCAAGGTGTTGGCCCGCGCGCACCAGAGTCTGATCTGGGCTCGTACCCGGCACACCAACACGCTGCGCAGCGCCTTGCGGGAGTACTACCCCGCGGCGTTGGAAGCTTTCGACGATCTGGCCGACCGTGACGCCCTGGCCATCCTCGGCCGCGCTCCCACCCCGACCGATGCTACTGGGCTGAGCCTGCCCAAGATTCGGTCCGCTCTCAAGACCGCTGGGCGACAACGTAACCTCGACGCACGGGCACTGCAGATCCAGACCGCGCTGCGCACCGAGCAGCTCACCGCCCCGGCCTCAGTGACCGCCGCATTCGGGGCGACCACCCGCGCCACCGTCGGCATCATCACCGAGCTGAACCGTCAGATCGACAACCTCGACGCCGAACTGACCTCCCATTTTGAGATGCACCCGGACGCCGACATCTACCGCTCCCTGCCAGGACTTGGTGTCATCCTCGGCGCCCGGGTGCTCGGTGAGTTCGGGGACGACCCGAACCGCTACACCAGCGCCAAGTCTCGCAAAAATTACGCCGGAACATCACCACTGACCATCGCATCCGGCAAGAAACGCGCCGTGCTGGCCCGCCACGTCCGCAACCGCCGCCTCTACGACGCGATCGACCAGTGGGCTTTCTGCGCGCTGACCAACAGCCCAGGCGCCCGCGCGTTCTACGACCAACGCCGCGCCGCCGACGACCTTCATCACCAAGCCCTCCGCGCCCTGGGCAACCGGCTGGTCGGCATCCTCCACGGCTGCCTGCGCCACCACACCCGCTACGACGAACACACCGCCTGGGCACACCGCCAAACCACCGCCGACACCCAAGCAGCTTGA
- a CDS encoding IS1380 family transposase, which produces MKNIAVAPRVKVSADGHGVVSHAGMGMVRELADRTGLSTQVTVALADTYRGPWVYAPGDVFADLAAAVADGADCIDGVGQLCGDREHVFGAAASTTTMWRLVDERIDAAHLPAVRAARAAARAAAWDAAAAPADQDWLHIDLDATLVIDHSDNKAGATPTWKKTFGHHPLLAFLDRPEIAGGEALGGLLRTSNAGANTASDHIIVLEQALAALPPAWQPDPDQPGDPDKPKVLVRCDTAGATHKFAEACRTAGVGFSFGYPVDVRVQDAVDTLNLGSCWYPAIDTRGGIRDGAWVAEATDLVNLESWPPGTRLILRKERPHPGAQLRFTDADGMRVTAFITDTPHGVVPGQVAGLELRHRQHARVEDRIRELKATGLRNLPCHSFWANAAWLEIVLAAADLVTWTRLIGFRNQPGLARAEINTFRYRVLHVAARITRGARQLRLRIDTTWRWAAAIVTAWQHLRTAFG; this is translated from the coding sequence GTGAAGAATATCGCGGTCGCACCACGGGTGAAAGTCTCAGCCGACGGCCACGGCGTCGTGTCGCACGCCGGGATGGGCATGGTGCGTGAACTCGCCGACCGCACGGGCCTATCAACGCAGGTCACCGTAGCTTTGGCCGACACCTACCGGGGCCCGTGGGTTTACGCCCCCGGTGATGTCTTCGCTGATCTGGCCGCCGCGGTCGCCGACGGGGCGGACTGCATCGACGGGGTCGGCCAGCTGTGCGGCGATCGTGAGCATGTGTTCGGTGCCGCGGCGTCGACGACGACGATGTGGCGGCTGGTCGATGAGCGCATCGACGCCGCCCACCTGCCCGCGGTGCGGGCCGCGCGGGCCGCCGCGCGAGCGGCGGCCTGGGACGCCGCAGCGGCCCCCGCTGATCAGGACTGGTTGCACATCGACCTCGATGCGACCCTGGTCATCGATCACTCCGACAACAAAGCCGGCGCCACGCCGACCTGGAAGAAGACGTTCGGCCACCATCCGCTGCTGGCGTTTTTGGACCGCCCGGAGATCGCCGGTGGGGAAGCTCTGGGCGGGCTGTTGCGCACCAGCAACGCCGGTGCCAACACCGCCAGCGATCACATCATTGTCCTGGAGCAGGCCCTGGCCGCGCTGCCCCCAGCGTGGCAGCCCGACCCCGATCAACCCGGCGACCCCGATAAGCCGAAGGTGTTGGTGCGCTGCGACACCGCCGGGGCCACCCATAAGTTCGCCGAGGCCTGCCGCACTGCCGGGGTGGGGTTCTCGTTCGGCTACCCCGTCGACGTTCGCGTCCAGGACGCCGTGGACACCCTCAACCTCGGTTCATGCTGGTATCCGGCCATCGACACCCGCGGCGGAATCCGCGACGGGGCCTGGGTCGCCGAGGCCACCGACCTGGTCAACCTCGAGAGCTGGCCGCCCGGCACCCGACTGATCCTGCGCAAGGAGCGCCCCCATCCGGGTGCACAGTTACGGTTCACCGACGCCGACGGGATGCGCGTCACCGCGTTCATCACCGACACACCCCACGGCGTGGTGCCCGGGCAAGTCGCCGGCCTGGAGCTACGTCATCGCCAGCACGCCCGCGTCGAAGACCGCATCCGCGAACTCAAAGCCACCGGCCTGCGCAACCTGCCGTGTCACTCGTTTTGGGCCAACGCCGCCTGGCTGGAAATCGTGCTGGCCGCCGCCGACCTGGTCACCTGGACCAGACTCATCGGCTTCCGCAACCAGCCCGGGCTGGCCCGCGCCGAGATCAACACTTTCCGCTACCGCGTCCTGCACGTCGCCGCCCGCATCACCCGCGGCGCCCGCCAACTACGGCTACGCATCGACACCACCTGGCGATGGGCCGCAGCGATCGTCACCGCCTGGCAACACCTGCGCACCGCCTTCGGATAA